One Burkholderia cepacia genomic window carries:
- a CDS encoding YciI family protein has product MAYMLLIVEPTGQRAERTLDEGQALYARMQDFAQDLKARGVLRGVESLERSERGTRVQVRDGETRLLDGPFAEVKEMVGGFFLVDVDTREEAIEIARQCPAAQWCTVEVRAVGPCFL; this is encoded by the coding sequence ATGGCGTACATGCTGTTGATTGTCGAGCCGACCGGCCAGCGCGCCGAGCGCACGCTCGACGAAGGCCAGGCGCTGTACGCGCGGATGCAGGATTTCGCGCAGGACCTGAAGGCGCGCGGCGTGCTGCGCGGCGTCGAGTCGCTGGAGCGTTCCGAGCGCGGCACGCGCGTGCAGGTGCGCGACGGCGAGACGCGCCTGCTCGACGGCCCGTTCGCGGAGGTGAAGGAGATGGTCGGCGGCTTCTTCCTTGTCGACGTCGACACCCGCGAGGAAGCGATCGAGATCGCGCGCCAGTGCCCGGCCGCGCAATGGTGCACGGTCGAGGTGCGCGCGGTCGGCCCGTGCTTCCTGTGA
- a CDS encoding YciI family protein, which translates to MRFMIMIRANAVSESDALPDNRLVEAMTVYHEELAKAGVLLDANGLRPSARGWRVRYTGGKGTVIDGPFAETKELIAGYTLIQVRSRDEALEWTRRFPAPFGAEMDCEIEVRPLFELDDLTPSEAVERFRELQAARGFGR; encoded by the coding sequence ATGCGATTCATGATCATGATCCGGGCGAACGCCGTCAGCGAATCCGACGCGTTGCCGGACAACCGGCTGGTCGAAGCCATGACCGTCTACCACGAGGAACTGGCCAAGGCCGGCGTGCTGCTCGACGCGAACGGGCTGCGGCCGAGCGCGCGCGGCTGGCGCGTGCGCTACACGGGCGGCAAGGGCACGGTGATCGACGGCCCGTTCGCCGAAACGAAGGAACTGATCGCCGGCTATACGCTGATCCAGGTGCGTTCGCGCGACGAGGCGCTCGAATGGACGCGCCGGTTCCCCGCGCCGTTCGGCGCCGAAATGGACTGCGAGATCGAGGTGCGGCCGCTGTTCGAGCTCGACGACCTCACGCCGAGCGAAGCGGTCGAGCGGTTCCGCGAGCTTCAGGCCGCCCGCGGCTTCGGCCGCTGA
- a CDS encoding ExeM/NucH family extracellular endonuclease, translating into MDLSLPSYALAASLVTSAPALAAAPPVSAGCGGAATPIAAIQGGAGPSPLAGQTTSIEAVVTADFGGADGFGGFFVQQADAQRRHRPGVSEGLFVYAPKARATAGDVVHVTGRIEEKYGQTQFTLSGGVTVCARGQTVTPATLTLPVDAASVFAAHAGMRVRLPQTLTVSDTHALGRYGSVVLSHGRLRAPTHLVEPARAAAQADANARNRIVLDDGSSKQNPATVRYPPPALSAANTLRAGYTVRGVEGVLERRYNTWRLQPVPGAAAPVFERAANPRADAPARHPDADVRIVSFNVFNYFNGDGHGGGFDAPANRGAKTPADFARQEAKIVAALRALRADVIGLMEIANNGHGDASAVRRLAAQLGEGWRAVEPGAARLGGDAIAVALLYDSRAVAPAGRAATLAIGNLNRPPLAQTFRRMGGTRALTVAVNHLKSKNCPNATGADLDRSDGQGCWNAARTRAAERIAGWLAGNPTGATAEGVLLIGDLNSHAKEDPVRALESRGYANLVARFRGDDAYSYVFGGEAGSLDHALATPALTARVKAVHVWHINADEPVALQYTPGYKTREQQSRYYAPDPYRSSDHDPVVIDLALGDRACGHRRLNLPAFLTNSVIFTCATDSPESAARR; encoded by the coding sequence ATGGATCTCTCTTTGCCGTCATACGCCCTTGCCGCTTCCCTCGTCACGTCCGCCCCGGCGCTCGCGGCCGCGCCGCCGGTCAGCGCCGGCTGCGGCGGCGCGGCGACGCCCATCGCCGCGATTCAGGGCGGCGCAGGCCCGTCGCCGCTGGCCGGGCAAACGACCTCGATCGAAGCGGTCGTCACCGCGGACTTCGGCGGCGCCGACGGTTTCGGCGGGTTTTTCGTCCAGCAGGCCGACGCGCAGCGACGGCACCGGCCGGGCGTATCGGAGGGCCTGTTCGTCTATGCACCGAAGGCGCGCGCGACGGCCGGCGACGTCGTCCACGTGACCGGCAGGATCGAGGAGAAATACGGGCAGACGCAATTCACGCTGTCGGGCGGCGTGACCGTCTGCGCACGAGGGCAGACCGTCACCCCGGCGACGCTCACGCTGCCGGTCGACGCCGCGTCCGTGTTCGCCGCTCACGCGGGCATGCGCGTGCGCCTGCCGCAAACGCTGACGGTCAGCGATACCCACGCACTCGGCCGCTACGGCAGCGTCGTCCTCAGCCACGGCCGGCTGCGCGCGCCGACGCATCTCGTCGAGCCGGCCCGGGCCGCCGCGCAGGCGGACGCGAACGCGCGCAACCGCATCGTCCTCGACGACGGCTCGAGCAAGCAGAACCCCGCGACCGTGCGCTATCCGCCACCCGCGCTCAGCGCCGCCAACACGCTGCGCGCGGGCTACACCGTGCGCGGCGTCGAGGGTGTGCTCGAGCGCCGCTACAACACGTGGCGGCTGCAGCCGGTGCCGGGTGCGGCCGCGCCGGTATTCGAGCGCGCAGCGAATCCTCGCGCCGACGCGCCCGCGCGGCATCCCGATGCCGACGTACGCATCGTGTCGTTCAACGTATTCAACTATTTCAATGGCGACGGCCACGGCGGCGGATTCGATGCGCCCGCCAACCGCGGCGCGAAGACGCCGGCCGATTTCGCGCGGCAGGAGGCGAAGATCGTCGCGGCATTGCGCGCGCTGCGTGCCGACGTGATCGGGCTGATGGAAATCGCGAACAACGGCCACGGCGACGCGAGCGCCGTGCGGCGTCTCGCCGCGCAGCTTGGCGAAGGCTGGCGCGCGGTCGAACCGGGCGCCGCGCGCCTTGGCGGCGACGCGATCGCGGTCGCGCTGCTCTACGACAGCCGCGCGGTCGCACCGGCCGGGCGCGCGGCGACGCTCGCGATCGGCAACCTGAACCGTCCGCCGCTCGCGCAGACATTCCGGCGCATGGGCGGCACGCGCGCGTTGACGGTCGCGGTCAATCACCTGAAATCGAAGAACTGCCCGAACGCGACCGGCGCCGATCTCGACCGGTCGGACGGCCAGGGCTGCTGGAATGCGGCGCGCACGCGCGCGGCCGAACGCATCGCCGGCTGGCTCGCGGGTAATCCCACCGGCGCGACCGCGGAAGGCGTACTGCTGATCGGCGACCTGAACAGCCATGCGAAGGAAGATCCGGTTCGCGCGCTCGAATCGCGCGGCTACGCGAACCTCGTCGCGCGTTTTCGCGGCGACGACGCGTACAGCTACGTATTTGGCGGCGAGGCCGGCAGCCTCGATCACGCGCTCGCGACGCCGGCCCTGACCGCGCGCGTCAAAGCCGTGCACGTCTGGCACATCAACGCCGATGAACCGGTCGCGCTGCAATACACGCCGGGCTACAAGACGCGCGAGCAGCAATCGCGCTACTACGCGCCTGACCCCTACCGCTCGTCGGACCACGATCCGGTCGTGATCGATCTCGCGCTCGGGGATCGCGCCTGCGGCCATCGCCGGCTAAATTTACCTGCATTCCTTACAAATTCCGTCATTTTTACCTGCGCGACGGATTCACCTGAATCGGCCGCGCGTCGTTGA
- a CDS encoding undecaprenyl-phosphate glucose phosphotransferase, whose product MLSVLARVIDIAMVVAGALIAAALHGGSIWLNDLQRTTVLFDCLLVVVFFPAIGIYQSWRGKRLVGLVGRVAFAWLVVELAGILMSFSFHQSGDLSRLWLGYWALVTMALLAGSKACVHVVLRQLRRGGYNLKAVAIVGGTPAARRLIAQMRARPEAGFNPVCVYDESAPPGEAMLDDVAIERRFDTLVRLVRSRAISELWLTLPLSEEPQINRIVTVFRHDFVNIRFIPDVRTLSFFNQEVVEVLGVPAINLAASPITDVRILPKFVFDRLFALNALVVLAPVMLLIALLIKATSPGPVFFRQKRKGIDGHEFEIYKFRSMKVHQEVAGQVTQATKNDTRVTPVGRFLRRTSLDELPQFINVLKGEMSVVGPRPHALAHDDIYKDLVKGYMFRYRIKPGITGWAQINGYRGETDQIEKMMGRVKLDLYYMQNWSFWLDIKIVVLTLWKGFTGSNAY is encoded by the coding sequence ATGTTGAGCGTGCTGGCGAGAGTCATCGATATCGCGATGGTCGTAGCGGGGGCGCTGATCGCCGCCGCACTGCACGGCGGCAGCATCTGGCTCAACGACCTGCAGCGCACGACGGTGCTGTTCGACTGCCTGCTCGTCGTCGTGTTCTTTCCGGCCATCGGCATTTACCAGTCGTGGCGTGGCAAGCGTCTCGTCGGGCTGGTGGGGCGTGTCGCGTTCGCGTGGCTGGTGGTCGAGCTCGCGGGCATCCTGATGAGCTTCAGCTTCCATCAGTCGGGCGACCTGTCGCGGCTGTGGCTGGGTTACTGGGCGCTCGTGACGATGGCGCTGCTCGCCGGCTCGAAAGCCTGCGTGCACGTCGTGCTGCGGCAGCTGCGCCGCGGCGGCTACAACCTGAAGGCGGTCGCGATCGTCGGCGGCACGCCGGCGGCGCGGCGGCTGATCGCGCAGATGCGGGCGCGGCCGGAAGCCGGCTTCAACCCGGTGTGCGTGTACGACGAAAGCGCGCCGCCCGGTGAAGCGATGCTCGACGACGTGGCGATCGAGCGCCGCTTCGACACGCTCGTGCGCCTCGTGCGCAGCCGCGCGATCAGCGAGCTGTGGCTCACGCTGCCGCTGTCGGAAGAGCCGCAGATCAACCGGATCGTGACCGTGTTTCGCCACGACTTCGTGAACATCCGCTTCATTCCGGACGTGCGCACGCTGTCGTTCTTCAACCAGGAAGTGGTCGAGGTGCTCGGCGTGCCGGCGATCAACCTCGCGGCGTCGCCGATCACCGACGTGCGGATCCTGCCGAAGTTCGTGTTCGACCGGCTGTTCGCGCTGAACGCGCTCGTGGTGCTCGCGCCCGTGATGCTGCTGATCGCGCTGCTGATCAAGGCGACCTCGCCGGGGCCGGTGTTCTTTCGCCAGAAGCGCAAGGGCATCGACGGGCACGAGTTCGAGATCTACAAGTTCCGCTCGATGAAGGTGCACCAGGAAGTGGCCGGGCAGGTCACGCAGGCGACCAAGAACGACACGCGCGTGACGCCCGTCGGCCGGTTCCTGCGCCGCACGAGCCTCGACGAGCTGCCGCAGTTCATCAACGTGCTGAAGGGCGAGATGTCGGTCGTCGGCCCGCGTCCGCATGCGCTCGCGCACGACGACATCTACAAGGATCTCGTCAAGGGCTACATGTTCCGCTACCGGATCAAGCCGGGCATCACCGGGTGGGCGCAGATCAACGGCTATCGCGGCGAGACCGACCAGATCGAGAAGATGATGGGACGCGTGAAGCTCGATCTGTACTACATGCAGAACTGGTCGTTCTGGCTCGACATCAAGATCGTCGTGCTGACGCTCTGGAAAGGCTTCACCGGCAGCAACGCGTACTGA
- a CDS encoding heterodisulfide reductase-related iron-sulfur binding cluster, with protein MPHKEGSLEAPTRHPLDWQSDAFYDQAAIDAEMTRVFDICAGCRRCVSLCGAFPTLFDLVDDTPMGDIEEVPKEAFGKVVDQCYLCDLCYMTKCPYVPPHAWNVDFPHLMLRGKAARYQRGEATLRDKVLSNTDALGHFAGIPIVTQAVNAVNRTPPARHALEATLGVDRHAWLPEFAPRKFRRAAKPSDGLPVRDGERTPGKVAIYATCYVNFNEPGIGHDLLAILAHNDIPYELVTREACCGMPLLEQGNLAGVAAKKAVNLPVLERYAREGYALIGAIPSCVLMYKSELPLMFPADDAVRAVADAFWDPFEYVIARHRDGLLKTDFKTGLGTVSYHVPCHARVQNIGRKTADALSLVPDTRVNVVERCSGHAGTFGVKKAFHADAMRIGGPVFKAMAEPQPDFVSSDCALAGHHIVQGIDDNGLPAAPLAHPLTLLRRAYGI; from the coding sequence ATGCCTCACAAGGAAGGCAGTCTCGAAGCCCCGACCCGGCATCCGCTCGACTGGCAGTCCGACGCGTTCTACGACCAGGCCGCGATCGACGCGGAAATGACGCGCGTGTTCGACATCTGTGCCGGATGCCGGCGCTGCGTGTCGCTGTGCGGCGCGTTTCCGACGCTGTTCGACCTGGTCGACGACACGCCGATGGGCGATATCGAGGAAGTGCCGAAGGAGGCGTTCGGCAAGGTCGTCGACCAGTGCTACCTGTGCGACCTCTGCTACATGACGAAATGCCCGTACGTGCCGCCGCACGCATGGAACGTCGACTTCCCGCACCTGATGCTGCGCGGCAAGGCCGCGCGCTACCAGCGCGGCGAAGCGACGTTGCGCGACAAGGTGCTGTCGAACACCGACGCGCTCGGCCACTTTGCCGGCATTCCGATCGTCACGCAGGCGGTGAACGCGGTGAACCGCACGCCGCCCGCGCGCCACGCGCTCGAAGCGACGCTCGGCGTCGATCGCCACGCGTGGCTGCCGGAATTCGCGCCGCGCAAGTTCCGGCGCGCGGCGAAACCGTCGGACGGCCTGCCCGTGCGCGACGGCGAACGCACGCCAGGCAAGGTCGCGATCTACGCGACCTGCTACGTGAATTTCAACGAGCCGGGCATCGGCCACGACCTGCTCGCGATCCTCGCGCACAACGACATCCCTTACGAGCTCGTCACGCGCGAAGCCTGCTGCGGAATGCCGCTGCTCGAGCAGGGCAATCTCGCCGGCGTGGCCGCGAAGAAGGCGGTGAACCTGCCCGTGCTCGAACGCTATGCGCGCGAAGGCTATGCGCTGATCGGCGCGATTCCGAGCTGCGTGCTGATGTACAAGAGCGAGCTGCCGCTGATGTTCCCCGCCGACGACGCGGTGCGCGCGGTGGCCGACGCATTCTGGGATCCGTTCGAATACGTGATCGCGCGGCATCGCGACGGGTTGCTGAAGACCGATTTCAAGACGGGCCTCGGCACCGTGTCGTATCACGTGCCGTGCCATGCGCGCGTGCAGAACATCGGCCGCAAGACGGCCGACGCGCTGTCGCTCGTGCCCGATACGCGCGTGAACGTCGTCGAGCGTTGCTCGGGCCACGCGGGCACGTTCGGCGTGAAAAAGGCGTTTCATGCGGACGCGATGCGGATCGGCGGGCCCGTGTTCAAGGCGATGGCCGAGCCGCAGCCGGATTTCGTGTCGTCGGACTGCGCACTGGCCGGCCATCACATCGTGCAGGGCATCGACGACAACGGGCTGCCGGCCGCGCCGCTCGCGCATCCGCTCACGCTGCTGCGCCGCGCGTACGGCATTTGA
- a CDS encoding mannose-1-phosphate guanylyltransferase/mannose-6-phosphate isomerase — MNAPAVAAETRHSSSAAAPAGTRVAVQPVILAGGSGTRLWPMSRERFPKQLIGLLGEHSLLQSTALRLDGLAGDHPLADDVLIVCGEDHRFTTAEQLRLTGKSASIMLEPVARDTAPALTLAALRLVADGNDAVMTVMPADHAVADLPRFHAAVAAGVHCAKQGRIATMGIVPRHAETGYGYIRVGTPLGDAATGGLDVRRLDRFVEKPHLELARQYVASGEYWWNSGIFIVRASVWLKAIRQLEPAIYAACEQAVAQGKADGDFFRVDRDAFAASPSNSIDYAVMEPLASLPQLCESVVVPLDAGWSDVGSWDAIWQISEKDEAGNVGRGHVLLEDAESTFAHSESRLVACVGTQNLVVVETPDAVLVADKSRVQDVKKIVGRIKAQRGAEASDHRKVHRPWGHYDSVDMGERFQVKRIVVKPGARLSLQMHHHRAEHWIVVRGTARITRGDETFLLSENESTYIPLGVSHRLENPGKMPLELIEVQSGAYLGEDDIVRFDDTYGRQ, encoded by the coding sequence ATGAATGCTCCGGCCGTGGCTGCCGAAACGCGCCATTCTTCTTCCGCCGCCGCGCCTGCCGGCACGCGCGTCGCCGTGCAACCGGTGATTCTCGCCGGCGGCTCCGGCACGCGCCTGTGGCCGATGTCGCGCGAGCGCTTTCCGAAACAGCTGATCGGCTTGCTCGGCGAACATTCGTTGCTGCAGTCGACCGCGCTGCGCCTCGACGGCCTGGCGGGCGATCATCCGCTCGCCGACGACGTGCTGATCGTCTGCGGCGAGGATCACCGCTTCACGACCGCCGAACAGCTGCGCCTGACCGGCAAGTCCGCGTCGATCATGCTCGAGCCGGTCGCCCGCGACACCGCGCCCGCGCTGACGCTCGCCGCGTTGCGGCTCGTCGCCGACGGCAACGACGCGGTGATGACCGTGATGCCGGCCGACCATGCGGTGGCCGACCTGCCGCGCTTTCACGCCGCGGTCGCGGCCGGCGTGCACTGCGCGAAGCAAGGCCGGATCGCGACGATGGGCATCGTGCCCAGGCACGCCGAAACCGGCTACGGCTACATCCGCGTCGGCACGCCGCTCGGCGACGCCGCGACGGGCGGCCTCGACGTACGCCGCCTCGATCGTTTCGTCGAGAAGCCGCATCTCGAACTCGCTCGGCAGTACGTCGCATCGGGCGAATACTGGTGGAACAGCGGGATCTTCATCGTGCGCGCATCGGTATGGCTGAAGGCGATCCGCCAGCTCGAACCCGCGATCTACGCGGCCTGCGAACAGGCCGTCGCCCAGGGCAAGGCCGACGGCGATTTCTTCCGCGTCGATCGCGACGCATTCGCCGCGTCGCCGTCGAACTCGATCGACTACGCGGTGATGGAGCCGCTCGCGAGCCTGCCGCAACTGTGCGAGAGCGTCGTCGTGCCGCTCGACGCGGGCTGGTCGGACGTCGGCTCGTGGGATGCGATCTGGCAGATCTCGGAGAAGGACGAAGCCGGCAACGTCGGCCGCGGCCACGTGCTGCTCGAAGACGCGGAATCGACGTTCGCGCATTCGGAAAGCCGGCTCGTCGCCTGCGTCGGCACGCAGAACCTCGTCGTCGTCGAAACGCCCGACGCCGTGCTCGTCGCGGACAAGTCGCGCGTGCAGGACGTGAAGAAAATCGTCGGGCGCATCAAGGCGCAACGCGGCGCGGAAGCGTCCGATCACCGCAAGGTGCATCGCCCGTGGGGCCACTACGATTCGGTCGACATGGGCGAACGCTTCCAGGTGAAACGCATCGTCGTGAAACCGGGTGCGCGACTGTCGCTGCAGATGCACCACCACCGCGCCGAACACTGGATCGTCGTGCGCGGCACCGCGCGCATCACGCGCGGCGACGAAACGTTCCTGCTGTCCGAAAACGAATCGACGTACATCCCGCTCGGCGTGTCGCATCGCCTCGAGAACCCGGGCAAGATGCCGCTCGAGCTGATCGAAGTGCAGTCGGGCGCGTATCTCGGCGAGGACGACATCGTCCGCTTCGACGATACCTACGGACGGCAGTGA
- a CDS encoding DUF3501 family protein — protein MTLTRDSLLTLEAYAKIRKAEHARLVAYKRRRAVALGNHLRFLFEDETTIRYQIQEMLHIEKIFDQAGIEGELEAYLPLVPDGTNLKATMQIEYEHEVERRAALARLIGVEDRVYLQVDGHARIYAIADEDLERDNAEKTSAVHFVRFELDAPMRAALKGGAALSIGCDHPAYAVPARRIEEDVAASLVGDLR, from the coding sequence ATGACGCTCACCCGCGACTCCCTGCTGACGCTCGAAGCGTACGCGAAGATCCGCAAGGCCGAACACGCGCGGCTCGTCGCGTACAAGCGCCGTCGCGCGGTAGCGCTCGGCAACCACCTGCGCTTCCTGTTCGAGGACGAGACGACGATCCGCTATCAGATCCAGGAGATGCTGCACATCGAGAAGATCTTCGACCAGGCCGGCATCGAAGGGGAGCTGGAAGCGTATCTGCCGCTCGTGCCCGACGGCACGAACCTGAAGGCGACGATGCAGATCGAGTACGAGCACGAGGTCGAACGGCGCGCGGCGCTCGCGCGGCTGATCGGTGTCGAGGATCGCGTGTACCTGCAGGTCGACGGGCACGCGCGCATCTATGCGATCGCCGACGAGGATCTCGAGCGCGACAACGCCGAGAAGACGTCGGCCGTGCACTTCGTGCGCTTCGAGCTCGACGCGCCGATGCGCGCGGCGCTCAAGGGCGGGGCGGCGCTGTCGATCGGCTGCGATCACCCGGCCTACGCCGTGCCGGCACGACGCATCGAGGAAGACGTCGCGGCATCGCTCGTCGGAGATCTGCGCTAG
- a CDS encoding rubrerythrin family protein, with translation MAQLKGSKTEENLKAAFAGESQANRRYLYFASKADVEGQNDVAALFRSTAEGETGHAHGHLEYLEAVGDPATGLPFGSSRQNLESAIAGETHEYTDMYPGMAKTARDEGFDEIANWFETLAKAERSHANRYTKALDSLVD, from the coding sequence ATGGCTCAACTCAAGGGCAGCAAAACCGAAGAGAACCTGAAGGCCGCATTCGCGGGCGAATCGCAGGCGAACCGGCGTTATCTGTATTTCGCTTCGAAGGCTGACGTCGAAGGCCAGAACGACGTCGCCGCGCTGTTCCGCTCGACCGCCGAAGGCGAAACCGGCCATGCGCACGGCCATCTCGAATACCTGGAAGCCGTCGGCGACCCGGCAACGGGCTTGCCGTTCGGTTCGTCGCGACAGAATCTCGAATCGGCGATCGCCGGCGAAACGCACGAATACACGGACATGTATCCGGGCATGGCGAAGACGGCGCGCGACGAGGGCTTCGACGAAATCGCGAACTGGTTCGAGACGCTCGCGAAGGCCGAACGCAGCCACGCGAACCGCTATACGAAGGCGCTGGACAGTCTCGTCGACTGA
- a CDS encoding transposase: protein MFFDELNDEEWVRLSTLIADEPIRLNRRGRPRAEPRVVANAVLWILTTGEAWSKLPGRYPSGPTCRRRYEEWLASGTLLQMIDVLTQFSGRTFAYIPPPPVPVVPARRAEPVPDNDRLRGVFWQNPESWQLPQLQGMQANVWRRDDATSRSETDVPAQPAFIVPGAPAAAEPAAGLSERHHSRASTASFTTEPQVDTYRGYTIRGIAQPVQNLMYRAWAEISQDDRRVERSGLIGPRFTDAEEAEQFALDWARQWIDRHGASDEPARAPQSVPVLAGLSALAQAESDIKRFIAERHSASLADGRNDPVQSDRLAYRVG from the coding sequence ATGTTCTTCGATGAGCTTAACGATGAAGAGTGGGTTCGTCTTTCAACGCTGATCGCCGATGAACCCATCCGGCTGAACCGTCGTGGGCGTCCGCGAGCCGAACCGCGCGTCGTCGCGAACGCGGTGCTCTGGATCCTGACGACCGGTGAAGCCTGGTCGAAGCTGCCCGGTCGCTATCCGTCCGGGCCGACGTGCCGTCGCCGTTACGAGGAGTGGCTGGCGTCCGGCACGCTGCTGCAGATGATCGACGTGCTGACCCAGTTCAGCGGGCGCACGTTCGCGTATATCCCGCCGCCGCCGGTGCCGGTCGTGCCCGCACGCCGTGCCGAGCCCGTGCCCGACAACGATCGCTTGCGCGGCGTGTTCTGGCAGAACCCCGAGTCGTGGCAATTGCCGCAATTGCAGGGCATGCAGGCAAACGTTTGGCGTCGCGACGATGCGACGTCGCGCAGCGAAACGGACGTGCCGGCGCAGCCGGCGTTCATCGTGCCCGGCGCGCCTGCCGCCGCCGAGCCGGCCGCGGGCCTGAGCGAGCGCCATCATTCGCGCGCGTCCACCGCGAGCTTCACGACCGAGCCGCAGGTGGACACGTATCGCGGCTATACGATCCGCGGCATCGCGCAGCCCGTGCAGAACCTGATGTATCGCGCGTGGGCCGAGATCTCGCAGGACGACCGGCGCGTCGAGCGTTCGGGTCTCATCGGCCCGCGCTTCACCGATGCCGAGGAAGCCGAGCAGTTCGCGCTCGACTGGGCACGTCAGTGGATCGATCGCCATGGCGCGAGCGACGAACCGGCGCGCGCGCCGCAGAGCGTGCCCGTGCTCGCCGGGCTGTCCGCGCTCGCGCAGGCGGAGTCGGACATCAAGCGCTTCATCGCCGAGCGCCACTCGGCGTCGCTGGCCGACGGCCGCAACGATCCGGTGCAGAGCGACCGGCTCGCCTATCGGGTCGGTTGA
- a CDS encoding VOC family protein, with the protein MHKQIFINLPVADLPRAQAFYAALGFEPVPAYTNEQAACIKISDTIFAMLLVRPFFQTFTGKTIVDPATQVQALTCLSCDSRAEVDAIVAKALAAGGTTPRPPLEYPGMYGHSFDDPDGHAWELTHIAQDATAPGPAS; encoded by the coding sequence ATGCACAAGCAGATCTTCATCAACCTCCCCGTGGCCGACCTGCCGCGCGCGCAGGCATTCTATGCGGCGCTCGGCTTCGAGCCGGTGCCGGCCTATACCAACGAACAGGCCGCCTGCATCAAGATCAGCGACACGATTTTCGCGATGCTGCTCGTGCGGCCGTTTTTCCAGACCTTCACCGGCAAGACCATCGTCGATCCGGCGACGCAGGTGCAGGCGCTGACGTGCCTGTCGTGCGACAGCCGCGCCGAGGTCGACGCGATCGTCGCGAAGGCGCTCGCGGCCGGCGGCACGACGCCGCGTCCGCCGCTGGAGTATCCGGGCATGTACGGCCATTCGTTCGACGATCCGGACGGCCACGCATGGGAGCTGACGCATATTGCGCAGGACGCTACCGCGCCGGGGCCGGCGTCGTGA
- a CDS encoding RNA polymerase sigma factor has translation MTLEATHRAIEAVWRIEAPKIIARAARVVRDVGVAEELAQDTLVAALEHWPVDGVPDNPAAWLMTAVKRRALDRVRQESLHAAKRDQLGHEMDALEAHVVPDIAEVLADASDDDIGDDLLRLIFTSCHPVLSTDARVALTLRLLGGLTTGEIARAFLTPEPTIAQRIVRAKRTLAAARVPFEVPAAAARPARLASVLEVIYLVFNEGHAATAGDDWTRPALCDEALRLGRVLAGLVPDESEVLGLVALMELQASRMHARTDAQGRPVLLLDQDRSRWDPLLIRRGLAALERATKLGGMRGPYALQAALAACHARARQASDTDWAQIVALYDALAEVAPSPVVELNRAVAVGMAFGPAAALELVDVLRDDPALARYHWLPSVRGDLLAKLGRADEAKAEFRRAAEMTRNERERELLLRRATDA, from the coding sequence GTGACGCTCGAGGCGACTCACCGTGCGATCGAAGCGGTCTGGCGGATCGAGGCGCCCAAGATCATCGCGCGCGCCGCGCGCGTGGTGCGCGACGTCGGCGTGGCCGAGGAGCTGGCGCAGGACACGCTCGTCGCGGCGCTCGAGCACTGGCCCGTCGACGGCGTGCCCGACAACCCGGCCGCGTGGCTGATGACGGCCGTGAAGCGTCGCGCGCTCGACCGGGTCCGGCAGGAGTCGCTCCACGCGGCGAAGCGCGACCAGCTCGGCCACGAGATGGACGCGCTCGAAGCGCACGTCGTGCCCGACATCGCGGAGGTGCTCGCCGACGCGAGCGACGACGACATCGGCGACGATCTGCTGCGGCTGATCTTCACGTCGTGCCACCCGGTGCTGTCGACCGATGCGCGCGTCGCGCTGACGCTGCGGCTGCTCGGCGGGCTGACGACGGGCGAGATCGCACGCGCGTTCCTGACGCCCGAGCCGACGATCGCGCAGCGGATCGTGCGCGCGAAGCGCACGCTCGCGGCCGCGCGCGTGCCGTTCGAGGTGCCGGCCGCCGCTGCGCGGCCCGCGCGGCTCGCGTCGGTGCTCGAGGTGATCTACCTCGTGTTCAACGAAGGCCACGCGGCGACCGCCGGCGACGACTGGACGCGCCCGGCGCTGTGCGACGAGGCGCTGCGGCTCGGCCGCGTGCTGGCCGGGCTGGTGCCCGACGAGAGCGAGGTGCTCGGGCTCGTCGCGCTGATGGAACTGCAGGCGTCGCGCATGCACGCGCGTACCGACGCGCAGGGCCGGCCCGTCCTGCTGCTCGACCAGGATCGCAGCCGCTGGGATCCGCTCCTGATCCGGCGCGGCCTCGCGGCGCTCGAACGCGCGACGAAGCTCGGCGGCATGCGCGGGCCGTATGCGTTGCAGGCCGCGCTGGCCGCCTGCCATGCGCGCGCGCGGCAGGCGTCGGATACGGACTGGGCGCAGATCGTCGCGCTGTACGATGCGCTCGCGGAAGTCGCGCCGTCGCCCGTCGTCGAGCTGAATCGCGCGGTGGCCGTCGGGATGGCGTTCGGGCCCGCCGCGGCGCTCGAACTCGTCGACGTGCTGCGCGACGATCCCGCGCTCGCGCGCTATCACTGGCTGCCGAGCGTGCGCGGCGACCTGCTGGCGAAGCTTGGCCGCGCCGACGAGGCCAAGGCCGAATTCCGCCGCGCGGCGGAAATGACGCGCAACGAGCGCGAGCGCGAATTGCTGCTCAGGCGCGCGACGGACGCGTGA